A single genomic interval of Rhinatrema bivittatum chromosome 12, aRhiBiv1.1, whole genome shotgun sequence harbors:
- the LOC115074287 gene encoding cell surface glycoprotein MUC18-like, with product MGKDAISFIQAAVQIPAAPPLNPQKGEVIALVLCSPQQRGFQVRGHYSCVATVPGVPGLNASKGVTIVVKGPPLVSVKHHSLWVLVNDVINVTCEAFGHPAPEITWSVNGSVLHKRETHQVSSELSVQVTQELLRSGVMCYARNSLGSSEELIRLQEVTVTTHPTANNTVGPIQKERKREESKGVLIVAIIVCILAIAVLGAVLYFLYKKGKIPCGHSGKQDITKPGTQPEDIVVEMKSDKAPEETELLPGPTGEKPLPGDQGEKYIDLRN from the exons ATGGGTAAAGACGCTATAAGCTTcatccaggcagcagtccagaTTCCTGCTGCCCCTCCGCTGAACCCACAG AAGGGGGAAGTCATTGCACTGGTCCTTTGCTCACCTCAGCAGCGTGGATTTCAAGTCCGCGGCCACTACAGCTGCGTGGCGACGGTGCCAGGTGTACCAGGACTGAATGCCAGCAAAGGGGTAACCATTGTGGTGAAAG GGCCACCTCTAGTCTCGGTGAAGCATCACTCGCTGTGGGTGTTGGTGAACGATGTGATTAATGTGACCTGTGAGGCCTTCGGACACCCAGCTCCTGAGATCACATGGAGTGTCAATGGCAGTGTG CTGCACAAAAGAGAAACTCACCAAGTGTCCAGTGAGCTGAGTGTCCAGGTTACGCAGGAGCTGCTGAGGTCGGGTGTCATGTGCTATGCCAGAAACAGCCTGGGCAGCAGTGAGGAGCTCATCAGGCTGCAGGAGG TGACTGTAACAACTCACCCTACTGCCAACAACACAG TGGGACCTATCCAAAAAG AGCGAAAGCGAGAAGAGAGCAAGGGCGTGCTGATCGTAGCCATCATTGTGTGTATCCTGGCCATTGCTGTCCTCGGAGCGGTGCTGTACTTCCTATATAAGAAGGGCAAGATTCCCTGCGGCCACTCTGGGAAACAAGACAT CACAAAGCCGGGCACGCAGCCGGAGGACATCGTGGTGGAGATGAAGTCGGATAAAGCGCCTGAAGAGACCGAGCTGCTTCCAGGCCCCACTGGAGAGAAGCCGCTGCCAGGAGACCAG
- the LOC115073747 gene encoding coiled-coil domain-containing protein 153-like isoform X1, protein MPPKKKEKARKKGKQKKSGTDHDMEERFRRTVLEVEVLQDHLALRRDVARQAEAKGAELKARLLLLEQELQHERDDKKDIYAEMIRKYKELQQESEVRTRALRQSVKKLQEKLGSCQQEMQQLQEENQQILLEKNQAIVELQRTTESMEAEYEKILHATLDNLLSKLTLVKLRWTSQAISIHSDYKQRLQECGLNPLDI, encoded by the exons ATGCCccccaagaagaaagaaaaagcaagaaaaaaggggaaacagAAAAAGAGTGGGACAG ACCATGACATGGAGGAAAGGTTCCGGAGGACAGTGCTGGAGGTGGAGGTGCTTCAAGACCATTTGG CTTTGCGCAGGGATGTGGCGAGACAGGCTGAAGCCAAGGGGGCAGAACTGAAGGCGAGACTGTTGCTGCTGGAGCAGGAGCTACAGCACGAGCGGGATGATAAGAAAGACATTTATGCAG agATGATCCGGAAGTACAaggagctgcagcaggagagTGAAGTGCGGACACGGGCCTTGAGGCAGAGCGTGAAGAAGCTTCAGGAGAAGCTAG GAAGCTGTCAACAGGAGAtgcagcagctgcaggaggagaATCAACAAATCCTGCTGGAGAAAAACCAAGCTATCGTGGAGCTGCAGAGGACGACGGAGAGTATGGAGGCCGAATATGAGAAAATCCTGCAT GCCACTTTAGATAATCTCCTCTCCAAACTCACCCTCGTCAAACTCCGCTGGACATCACAGGCCATTTCCATTCACAGCGACTACAAGCAAAGACTGCAGGAATGTGGACTCAACCCGCTGGACATCTGA
- the LOC115073747 gene encoding coiled-coil domain-containing protein 153-like isoform X2 has translation MPPKKKEKARKKGKQKKSGTDHDMEERFRRTVLEVEVLQDHLALRRDVARQAEAKGAELKARLLLLEQELQHERDDKKDIYAGSCQQEMQQLQEENQQILLEKNQAIVELQRTTESMEAEYEKILHATLDNLLSKLTLVKLRWTSQAISIHSDYKQRLQECGLNPLDI, from the exons ATGCCccccaagaagaaagaaaaagcaagaaaaaaggggaaacagAAAAAGAGTGGGACAG ACCATGACATGGAGGAAAGGTTCCGGAGGACAGTGCTGGAGGTGGAGGTGCTTCAAGACCATTTGG CTTTGCGCAGGGATGTGGCGAGACAGGCTGAAGCCAAGGGGGCAGAACTGAAGGCGAGACTGTTGCTGCTGGAGCAGGAGCTACAGCACGAGCGGGATGATAAGAAAGACATTTATGCAG GAAGCTGTCAACAGGAGAtgcagcagctgcaggaggagaATCAACAAATCCTGCTGGAGAAAAACCAAGCTATCGTGGAGCTGCAGAGGACGACGGAGAGTATGGAGGCCGAATATGAGAAAATCCTGCAT GCCACTTTAGATAATCTCCTCTCCAAACTCACCCTCGTCAAACTCCGCTGGACATCACAGGCCATTTCCATTCACAGCGACTACAAGCAAAGACTGCAGGAATGTGGACTCAACCCGCTGGACATCTGA